A single window of Chloroflexota bacterium DNA harbors:
- a CDS encoding nitrous oxide-stimulated promoter family protein, producing MQRRMSREGKTIKVMIDMYCRSHHRGSKLCSECGELLDYALERLNKCPFQEGKTTCVKCPVHCYKPAMREKVRVVMRHSGPRMTYRHPILALFHFIDGARKEPVHPAHK from the coding sequence ATGCAACGTAGAATGTCCAGAGAAGGCAAAACCATCAAGGTGATGATTGATATGTACTGTCGTAGTCATCACCGGGGTAGCAAGCTGTGCTCCGAATGTGGAGAGCTTTTAGACTATGCACTGGAGCGTCTTAATAAGTGCCCGTTCCAAGAGGGTAAAACGACATGCGTTAAGTGTCCCGTACACTGTTATAAGCCGGCTATGAGAGAAAAGGTTAGAGTCGTAATGAGGCATTCAGGCCCCCGTATGACTTATAGACATCCTATTCTGGCATTATTCCACTTCATTGATGGAGCGAGAAAAGAACCGGTTCATCCCGCACACAAATAG
- a CDS encoding TIGR04076 family protein, with protein MTEGYDVLVKVISQQGLCGSGHKVGDEWVIGDKTPEGICLSAFDSLFSNIRVLKFGGSFPWENNPDVATIACPDAENPVVFELTRLRK; from the coding sequence ATGACCGAAGGTTACGATGTCTTGGTAAAGGTAATATCTCAACAAGGTCTCTGTGGCAGTGGCCATAAAGTAGGCGATGAGTGGGTTATCGGCGACAAGACCCCTGAGGGTATCTGTCTTTCTGCCTTTGATTCTCTCTTTTCTAATATTCGAGTATTGAAGTTTGGCGGGTCTTTCCCCTGGGAAAATAACCCTGACGTTGCCACAATCGCTTGCCCGGATGCCGAGAATCCGGTAGTCTTTGAACTAACCAGATTGCGGAAGTAA
- a CDS encoding DUF72 domain-containing protein produces the protein MAEKGAIYIGTSGWSYPRGAGTWAGYFYPAGTTNELEYYSQFFNTVEINSSFYRPPNPGYVYNWVRRTPRDFLFAVKLWQKFTHPKMYEAATGEAAVISQSDVDLFNHSLEPLYKAGKLGALLAQFPPSFKNGRYGQQMLSAVIRTFGQYRLAVELRHRSWSDDAHTAELLREHNVAWVQIDEPKFPSSIAADIPPTADMAYFRFHGRNKEAWWTGDSETRYKYLYSPEEIKELADKMRPAFEQARLTFAFFNNHWRGYAPRNAADMKKELKLPVQELPVPERLPDEE, from the coding sequence ATGGCTGAAAAAGGCGCTATCTATATCGGCACGTCGGGCTGGTCTTATCCCAGAGGCGCCGGCACCTGGGCTGGCTACTTCTACCCTGCCGGCACCACCAATGAACTTGAATATTACAGCCAGTTCTTCAACACAGTGGAGATAAACAGCTCTTTCTACCGCCCGCCGAATCCGGGCTACGTTTATAACTGGGTACGCCGTACGCCGCGGGATTTCCTCTTCGCGGTGAAATTATGGCAGAAATTCACCCATCCCAAAATGTACGAGGCAGCCACCGGCGAGGCAGCGGTGATATCGCAGAGTGACGTCGACCTGTTCAACCACAGTCTGGAGCCGCTCTATAAAGCGGGGAAACTCGGGGCGCTGCTGGCCCAGTTCCCACCGAGCTTCAAGAATGGCCGTTACGGCCAGCAGATGCTCTCGGCCGTGATACGGACGTTCGGGCAGTACCGGCTTGCCGTTGAGCTACGACACCGAAGCTGGAGCGATGATGCGCACACCGCTGAACTGCTCAGGGAACATAATGTCGCCTGGGTGCAGATTGACGAGCCGAAGTTCCCGTCCTCCATCGCCGCCGATATTCCACCGACGGCTGACATGGCCTATTTCCGCTTTCATGGTCGCAACAAGGAAGCCTGGTGGACCGGTGATAGCGAGACGCGTTATAAATACCTGTATTCTCCGGAAGAGATAAAGGAGCTGGCAGATAAAATGAGGCCTGCCTTTGAGCAGGCCAGGCTCACCTTTGCCTTCTTCAACAATCACTGGCGTGGCTATGCGCCGCGCAATGCTGCTGATATGAAGAAGGAGTTGAAACTGCCGGTTCAGGAACTCCCAGTTCCGGAAAGGCTGCCTGATGAGGAGTAG
- a CDS encoding class I SAM-dependent methyltransferase has product MTHWTEELFEEHPELFVGAFEERLAQAPKETDALLHYLKEQGFQPERVLDLNCGIGRHSMALAQRGIQVLGTDISSHYIQIAASKAQEEKLSDRAKFKVADMRQIASSLPDEPPFDGIICLWTSFGFYDDKTNENILRDCLKLVKPGGFFALDIVNKDWFLQNYEEKGFSRNNDWIVLEERRFDTEKSRNHNTWLYLKQTGELTFELEKIIELDHRIWSLPELITLFNNTGWQFKATYPGFATGFHQVKVASLSAEANILQSPMLLVVSRRPE; this is encoded by the coding sequence ATGACACACTGGACGGAAGAGCTCTTTGAAGAGCATCCCGAGCTGTTTGTCGGCGCCTTCGAGGAGCGCCTCGCGCAGGCGCCGAAGGAAACCGATGCCCTTCTCCACTACCTGAAAGAACAGGGATTCCAGCCGGAACGCGTCCTCGACCTGAACTGCGGCATCGGACGTCACTCCATGGCGCTGGCGCAGCGTGGCATCCAGGTTCTGGGCACCGATATCTCGTCCCACTATATCCAAATCGCAGCCAGTAAAGCCCAGGAGGAGAAGCTGTCCGACCGGGCGAAATTCAAGGTGGCGGACATGCGTCAGATTGCTTCCAGCCTCCCCGATGAGCCGCCGTTTGATGGCATTATCTGCCTCTGGACTTCATTCGGCTTCTATGATGACAAAACCAACGAGAACATACTGCGCGACTGCCTCAAACTGGTGAAGCCTGGCGGCTTCTTCGCCCTGGATATTGTGAACAAGGACTGGTTCCTCCAGAACTATGAGGAAAAGGGGTTTTCACGAAATAACGACTGGATTGTTCTCGAGGAAAGAAGATTTGATACCGAGAAATCGCGGAATCACAATACCTGGCTCTATCTAAAACAAACCGGAGAGCTGACTTTTGAACTGGAGAAGATAATCGAGCTTGACCACCGTATCTGGAGCCTGCCTGAGCTTATCACGCTTTTCAACAACACCGGCTGGCAGTTTAAAGCTACTTACCCCGGATTTGCCACTGGATTTCACCAAGTAAAAGTTGCATCTCTATCCGCAGAAGCCAACATCCTGCAATCACCGATGCTTCTGGTCGTATCCCGTCGTCCTGAATGA
- a CDS encoding ABC transporter permease, which yields MRNRQTWRWIILAISSAAFVALIANMGIWEASLRHLFPQESQVLHPRAGLLTLVVEHLGLVGISSSLTILIGVPLGIWVTRPSGRDFLPIITDLTSFGQTFPPVAVLALAVPMLGFGLLPTVVALFLYGLLPVVRNTIAGLRSVPPDVLDAAYGMGMSRLRALFRIEIPLAARVILAGVRISVIINIGTAMIGAAIGAGGLGSPIIAGLVQDNLAYIIEGAVPAAILAVLADQLLANIEGSFAYIPEEARP from the coding sequence ATGCGCAACCGACAGACATGGCGCTGGATTATCCTGGCGATATCGAGCGCGGCCTTCGTTGCCCTCATCGCCAACATGGGGATATGGGAAGCATCCCTCAGGCACCTGTTCCCGCAGGAATCGCAGGTACTTCACCCCCGCGCTGGACTGCTAACTCTGGTCGTGGAACACCTAGGGCTGGTCGGCATCTCCAGCAGCCTGACCATACTCATCGGCGTACCGCTCGGCATATGGGTAACCCGTCCCAGCGGTCGCGATTTCCTGCCCATCATCACCGACCTCACCTCATTCGGCCAGACGTTTCCCCCGGTGGCGGTTCTGGCCCTGGCCGTACCCATGCTCGGCTTTGGCCTGCTGCCGACGGTGGTTGCATTGTTTCTCTACGGTCTACTTCCCGTGGTGCGTAACACCATTGCCGGCCTGCGCTCCGTGCCCCCTGACGTGCTCGATGCCGCCTATGGTATGGGGATGAGCCGGCTGCGGGCGCTCTTTCGCATCGAGATTCCGCTGGCGGCACGGGTCATTCTGGCCGGCGTGCGTATCAGCGTTATCATCAATATCGGCACGGCCATGATTGGAGCGGCAATCGGGGCCGGTGGGCTCGGCTCGCCGATAATTGCCGGACTGGTGCAGGACAACCTCGCCTACATCATCGAAGGCGCCGTGCCGGCGGCCATCCTGGCCGTCCTCGCCGACCAGCTTCTGGCCAATATAGAAGGTAGCTTCGCCTACATCCCTGAGGAAGCCAGGCCCTGA
- a CDS encoding betaine/proline/choline family ABC transporter ATP-binding protein (Members of the family are the ATP-binding subunit of ABC transporters for substrates such as betaine, L-proline or other amino acids, choline, carnitine, etc. The substrate specificity is best determined from the substrate-binding subunit, rather than this subunit, as it interacts with the permease subunit and not with substrate directly.), producing the protein MIKLEQVTKKYGETVAVNGLSLEVNEGEVCVLIGPSGCGKTTTLRMINRLIEPTAGRILVNGKDAGQVKPEQLRRSIGYAIQSVGLFPHLTVAANIATVPELLHWNKPRIANRVEELLTLVGLSPAEYAGKYPNQLSGGEAQRIGVARALAADPPILLMDEPFGAVDPLTRERLQAQFVAIQQELKKTVILVTHDLDEAIRLADRIAIMAAGKLVQYDTPETILSKPANKFVHDFVGTDRALKRLSRISVERFIRPAASVALSASTKEAETVIGSGRSAWVVDKNGRLIGWIDRASLSEVTSVKQAVVIQDTKDISLLSSATLREALSRMLGQGFKSIPVVDDNMHLIGELTMSDVEAATAEAEE; encoded by the coding sequence ATGATAAAACTGGAGCAAGTTACCAAAAAATACGGTGAGACAGTCGCCGTCAACGGCCTCTCCCTTGAGGTGAACGAGGGTGAGGTATGTGTCCTTATCGGTCCGTCGGGCTGCGGCAAGACGACCACCCTGCGGATGATAAACCGCCTCATCGAGCCGACCGCCGGTCGCATTCTGGTCAATGGAAAGGACGCCGGTCAGGTTAAACCGGAGCAACTGCGTCGGTCCATCGGCTATGCCATCCAGAGCGTGGGGCTCTTTCCCCACCTCACCGTGGCCGCCAATATCGCCACCGTGCCGGAGCTGCTGCACTGGAATAAGCCACGCATTGCCAATCGGGTCGAAGAGCTGCTGACGCTCGTCGGGCTCTCACCTGCCGAGTATGCTGGCAAATATCCAAATCAGCTTTCCGGCGGCGAAGCACAGCGGATTGGCGTGGCCCGTGCCCTGGCCGCCGACCCGCCGATACTGCTCATGGATGAGCCTTTCGGCGCCGTCGACCCGCTGACCCGGGAAAGACTGCAGGCCCAGTTCGTGGCCATCCAGCAGGAGCTGAAAAAAACGGTCATCCTGGTCACCCACGACCTCGATGAAGCTATCAGACTGGCCGACCGTATCGCCATCATGGCGGCGGGAAAGCTGGTACAGTACGACACGCCGGAGACGATACTTTCTAAGCCAGCCAACAAGTTTGTCCACGACTTCGTCGGCACGGACCGTGCTCTCAAACGGCTCTCCCGCATCAGCGTGGAACGCTTCATCAGGCCGGCGGCTTCGGTGGCGCTAAGCGCTTCCACCAAAGAAGCGGAGACCGTTATCGGTAGCGGAAGGTCGGCCTGGGTGGTTGATAAAAATGGTCGATTAATCGGCTGGATAGACCGGGCCAGCCTGTCGGAAGTCACTTCGGTAAAGCAAGCCGTTGTTATCCAGGATACTAAAGATATCTCCCTCCTGAGCAGCGCCACGTTACGTGAGGCCCTCTCCCGCATGCTGGGACAGGGATTTAAGAGCATTCCCGTGGTCGATGATAATATGCACCTCATTGGCGAGTTAACCATGAGCGATGTCGAGGCGGCAACCGCCGAGGCGGAGGAATAA
- a CDS encoding ABC transporter permease, producing the protein MMIRQWVTRNSVAVTGSIIGLFSLPFGWLTLKTSRLAAGTSLPLWEVFGWSVVAVIIILWLVCLALSLTERNKWRSITAGITANVILILTFIFAGLEATRLTATSTAFARVSLSTGVWITMAAVYVLIFAARQNLQNDRVWQNVISWAGLAAVVTLLLTGWLNNISVVQEFLGRESRFQQEVVKHILLFGGSVTAGTLIGIPLGIWAARSRRAEKPIIYFANITQTIPSLALFGLLIAPLSALSFAFPALREFGIRGVGVAPALIALIIYSLLPIVRNTFVGLRQLDPAVIDAGLGMGMSRPQVFRRLEVPLAAPLVLEGVRTASVQAVGLTAVAALIGAGGLGWFVFQGLGQAAPDLIILGAIPIIVLALVVDAVMRTVVRVSTPKGLAAGAS; encoded by the coding sequence ATGATGATTCGGCAATGGGTCACCCGTAACAGCGTGGCCGTTACCGGGTCCATCATCGGCCTCTTTTCACTTCCCTTTGGCTGGCTGACGCTCAAGACCAGCCGACTTGCCGCCGGAACGAGCCTGCCGCTCTGGGAGGTTTTTGGCTGGAGTGTGGTGGCGGTCATTATTATACTATGGCTTGTCTGTCTGGCTCTCAGCCTTACGGAAAGAAATAAGTGGCGCTCTATCACCGCCGGCATTACCGCCAATGTGATCCTTATCCTGACCTTCATCTTCGCCGGGCTGGAAGCAACCAGGCTTACCGCAACCAGTACGGCGTTTGCCCGCGTTTCACTGAGCACCGGTGTCTGGATTACCATGGCCGCCGTCTATGTTCTGATATTTGCCGCCCGCCAGAACCTGCAGAACGATAGAGTCTGGCAGAATGTTATCTCCTGGGCCGGACTGGCCGCTGTGGTAACTCTTTTGCTTACCGGATGGCTGAACAACATATCCGTGGTTCAGGAGTTTCTCGGTCGCGAGTCACGGTTCCAGCAGGAGGTGGTCAAACATATTCTGCTCTTCGGTGGCAGCGTAACGGCGGGCACGCTCATCGGCATCCCGCTGGGCATCTGGGCGGCGCGGAGTCGCCGTGCCGAGAAACCGATTATCTACTTCGCCAACATCACCCAGACCATACCCAGCCTCGCCCTTTTCGGCCTGCTCATCGCGCCGCTTTCCGCCCTGTCTTTTGCTTTCCCCGCGCTGCGTGAATTCGGCATTCGAGGCGTGGGTGTGGCACCGGCGCTCATTGCCCTTATTATCTATTCGCTGCTGCCCATCGTCAGGAACACCTTTGTTGGCCTGCGCCAGCTTGACCCGGCGGTAATCGATGCCGGTCTGGGCATGGGGATGAGCCGACCCCAGGTCTTCCGTCGACTTGAAGTTCCCCTCGCTGCCCCGCTTGTACTGGAAGGGGTCAGAACCGCCTCGGTGCAGGCGGTGGGATTGACCGCGGTGGCGGCGCTCATCGGCGCGGGGGGGCTGGGCTGGTTCGTCTTTCAGGGGCTGGGGCAGGCCGCTCCCGACCTCATCATACTCGGCGCCATCCCCATAATCGTCCTCGCGCTGGTCGTGGATGCGGTGATGCGGACGGTGGTCCGGGTCAGCACCCCGAAAGGACTGGCAGCGGGAGCATCATGA
- a CDS encoding ABC transporter substrate-binding protein, translating to MKRVLLLAGIAIVLLVLVVTGCGGKGIVVGSKIDTEGALLSQMIILLMQDNGFDVVDKSGTGPTQVVRKAIQSGEIDIYPEYTGNGAFFFDETESDVWNDAQKGWERVKQLDFEAYGIVWLKSAPANNTWAIAIPGELAEKEGIRSLEDFADYVNRGGYVKLVGSEEFVTSPVALPAFQEAYGFTLKEDQLLTLSGGNTAQTEKAAAEGTDGVNAAMAYGTDGSLAALGLVVLSDPQNVQPVYEPAPIIRDEVLEKHPEIESILNPVFQTLDLETLQALNAKIAFEGQGAVDVARDYLVANGFLK from the coding sequence ATGAAAAGAGTTTTACTCCTGGCGGGTATTGCGATAGTGCTGCTGGTGCTTGTGGTAACCGGCTGTGGCGGCAAAGGTATTGTCGTGGGTTCAAAGATAGATACCGAAGGTGCCTTGCTGTCCCAAATGATTATTTTACTGATGCAGGATAACGGGTTTGACGTCGTCGATAAGTCAGGGACCGGGCCAACGCAGGTGGTGCGCAAGGCGATTCAGAGCGGCGAGATTGACATCTACCCCGAATACACCGGCAACGGCGCTTTCTTCTTCGATGAGACGGAATCGGATGTCTGGAATGATGCCCAGAAGGGCTGGGAACGGGTGAAGCAGCTCGACTTCGAGGCGTACGGCATCGTCTGGCTCAAATCAGCACCGGCCAACAACACCTGGGCCATCGCCATACCGGGGGAACTTGCTGAGAAGGAAGGCATCCGCAGCCTGGAGGACTTTGCTGATTATGTAAACCGTGGCGGTTACGTCAAGCTGGTCGGCTCAGAGGAGTTTGTCACCAGTCCCGTTGCCCTCCCCGCCTTCCAGGAGGCCTATGGTTTCACCCTTAAAGAAGACCAGCTCTTAACGCTCTCCGGCGGCAACACGGCGCAGACAGAAAAGGCGGCGGCTGAGGGGACGGATGGCGTTAACGCCGCCATGGCTTACGGCACCGATGGTTCACTGGCAGCGCTCGGTCTGGTTGTCCTGAGCGACCCCCAAAATGTCCAGCCCGTCTATGAGCCGGCACCGATTATCCGCGACGAAGTCCTGGAAAAGCACCCGGAGATTGAGTCCATTCTCAACCCGGTATTCCAAACCCTTGACCTGGAGACGCTGCAGGCCCTGAATGCCAAGATCGCCTTTGAGGGACAGGGCGCCGTTGATGTGGCCCGCGACTACCTCGTCGCCAATGGTTTCCTGAAATAA
- the selD gene encoding selenide, water dikinase SelD has translation MGDETRPRLTETVHGAGUACKIGPGDLNKALADLPLVSHPNLIAGMERAEDAGVYKLTDDLAVIQTLDFFTPIVDDPYSFGQVAAANALSDVYAMGGRPLTAMNIVCFPIKTMDISVLKEILAGGLEKVHEAGAILVGGHTVEDAELKYGLSVTGVIHPAKVVFNTGAQVGDKLILTKPLGTGIISTAIKGGVASAGAEAKIVKSMTTLNRKAAELMQETGVHAGTDVTGFGFLGHACEMIEGSDVGMVIHSAAVPFFAEAREYAEKDLTPGGLHRNREFRASMVSMERSVPDYMADILFDPQTSGGLLISVAPEKARKLLERMHQEGIEEAALVGEVLAEPKGKIIVD, from the coding sequence ATGGGTGATGAGACGCGACCACGCCTCACCGAGACCGTTCATGGCGCGGGTTGAGCTTGTAAAATAGGTCCGGGAGACCTCAACAAGGCATTAGCCGATCTTCCTTTAGTCTCTCATCCCAACTTGATCGCGGGCATGGAGAGAGCCGAAGACGCTGGCGTGTACAAGCTGACCGACGACCTGGCGGTTATCCAGACGCTGGACTTTTTCACGCCTATCGTGGATGACCCATATTCATTCGGGCAGGTGGCTGCGGCCAATGCGCTGAGCGACGTGTACGCCATGGGTGGCCGACCGCTTACCGCCATGAATATCGTCTGTTTCCCGATAAAGACCATGGACATATCTGTCCTGAAAGAGATTCTGGCCGGCGGACTGGAAAAAGTGCACGAGGCGGGTGCCATTTTGGTGGGCGGCCATACCGTTGAAGACGCCGAACTGAAGTACGGACTTTCCGTTACCGGCGTCATCCACCCGGCAAAAGTGGTTTTCAATACCGGTGCCCAGGTTGGCGACAAACTGATTTTGACCAAACCGCTGGGCACTGGCATTATCAGCACCGCAATAAAAGGCGGTGTAGCGAGTGCCGGTGCGGAAGCCAAAATCGTGAAGAGTATGACCACACTCAATCGAAAAGCGGCCGAACTGATGCAGGAGACAGGTGTTCATGCCGGCACTGATGTCACCGGTTTCGGATTTCTCGGCCACGCCTGCGAAATGATTGAGGGCAGCGACGTTGGCATGGTAATCCATTCCGCAGCGGTGCCTTTCTTCGCTGAAGCCAGAGAGTATGCCGAAAAGGACCTGACTCCCGGTGGGCTGCACCGCAATCGCGAATTCCGCGCCAGTATGGTCTCCATGGAGAGGTCCGTCCCGGATTATATGGCCGATATCCTTTTTGACCCTCAGACGTCAGGAGGGCTGCTTATATCAGTGGCACCCGAGAAAGCCCGGAAGCTGCTGGAAAGAATGCATCAGGAAGGTATTGAGGAAGCGGCTCTGGTTGGTGAAGTCCTTGCCGAACCGAAGGGAAAAATAATCGTAGATTAA
- a CDS encoding superoxide dismutase: MAYQAKDYSYLIGIEGFSETLLKNHFTLYQGYVNNTNKLMELLNSKAKDATNPEYAELKRRFGFEFNGMRLHEYYFENFICPTTIPEAVTKKLEEAFGSYEAWEQDFKATGSMRGIGWAILYQDNVTGQLFNQWINEHEVGHLAGCKPILVMDVFEHAFMTDYGLKRADYIAAFFKNINWEIVEKRLS; encoded by the coding sequence ATGGCCTATCAGGCAAAGGACTACAGCTATCTCATAGGCATCGAAGGTTTCAGCGAAACGCTGCTGAAAAACCATTTCACTTTGTATCAGGGATATGTCAACAACACCAACAAGCTGATGGAACTGCTGAACAGCAAGGCGAAGGATGCTACGAATCCGGAATATGCAGAGCTGAAGCGACGTTTTGGCTTTGAGTTCAACGGTATGAGGCTGCATGAATACTATTTCGAGAACTTTATCTGTCCGACGACCATACCGGAAGCGGTGACCAAGAAGCTGGAGGAGGCGTTTGGCAGCTATGAAGCCTGGGAGCAGGATTTCAAGGCCACCGGCTCAATGCGCGGTATCGGCTGGGCGATTCTATACCAGGACAATGTTACCGGCCAGCTTTTCAACCAGTGGATAAATGAGCACGAGGTTGGTCACCTCGCCGGCTGCAAGCCCATTCTCGTCATGGACGTTTTCGAGCATGCCTTCATGACCGATTACGGATTGAAACGTGCCGACTACATCGCTGCCTTTTTCAAGAACATAAACTGGGAAATCGTTGAAAAAAGGCTCAGCTGA
- a CDS encoding universal stress protein, producing MYKKIMVPMDGSELAECVLAHVQTIAEAKGVQTVVFVRVVEPLSMMPVRGETGWLTEEEMKQVDVKSKAVAESYLEQLVSGLDYGKVAIQKEVLVGRAAEQLAEYAGKNDIDFIIVATHGRSGVSRWVWGSVADRLLRSAHVPVLMVRSPGCAPRS from the coding sequence ATGTATAAGAAAATAATGGTACCAATGGACGGCTCTGAGCTGGCGGAATGTGTGCTGGCGCACGTCCAGACCATAGCCGAGGCCAAGGGAGTGCAGACGGTCGTCTTCGTTCGCGTCGTGGAGCCACTCAGTATGATGCCGGTTCGCGGGGAAACGGGCTGGCTCACCGAAGAGGAAATGAAACAGGTGGATGTCAAAAGCAAAGCGGTTGCGGAGAGCTATCTTGAACAGCTGGTGAGCGGACTTGACTACGGAAAGGTCGCCATCCAAAAAGAGGTTCTGGTCGGAAGGGCAGCGGAGCAGCTGGCCGAATATGCTGGCAAGAATGATATCGACTTCATTATCGTGGCCACACATGGTCGCTCCGGAGTAAGCCGATGGGTCTGGGGAAGCGTGGCCGACCGATTGCTTCGCTCGGCACACGTACCGGTTCTGATGGTGCGCTCTCCCGGATGCGCACCACGCTCTTGA
- a CDS encoding 3'-phosphoesterase: MGLDEYCQKRKFDKTPEPAGEVDSEEGNRFVVQKHQASHLHYDFRLEIEGVLKSWAVPRGVPDAPGVRRLAVQTEDHPVEYIDFAGTIPEGEYGGGTVEIWDSGTFRLDRKSPKELEFDLQGQKLSGAYVLIHTDGRNWLLIKRKEKPQ; the protein is encoded by the coding sequence ATGGGACTTGATGAGTACTGTCAGAAGCGAAAATTCGACAAAACGCCGGAGCCAGCGGGTGAGGTGGATAGTGAAGAGGGGAATCGCTTCGTGGTGCAGAAGCACCAGGCAAGCCATCTGCACTACGATTTCCGCCTGGAGATTGAAGGCGTGCTGAAAAGCTGGGCGGTGCCCAGGGGTGTGCCGGACGCGCCCGGCGTAAGGCGTCTGGCTGTGCAGACGGAAGACCATCCTGTGGAGTACATAGACTTCGCCGGGACCATACCGGAAGGTGAGTATGGTGGCGGCACAGTCGAGATATGGGACAGTGGTACGTTCCGGCTGGATAGAAAATCCCCCAAAGAACTTGAATTCGACCTGCAGGGACAAAAGCTATCCGGGGCCTACGTGCTCATTCACACCGACGGTAGAAACTGGCTCCTCATCAAGCGAAAGGAAAAGCCCCAGTAA
- a CDS encoding flavodoxin family protein: protein MKVLGIMGSPRVKGNTDLLLEEALRGAQKGQAEVEKLVVDKMKITPCREYYGCLKDGNCVIRDDMDIIIPKLLEADGIIVASPMFFYGVTAQLKALIDRCQALWVRRNVLKTLPDSTKKGVFIGVGATKGKQLFEGSILTIKYFFQAFGVEYSDELLVRGVDKRGEIKEHPDMLKEAFTLGERLAQYIG from the coding sequence TTGAAAGTCCTGGGAATAATGGGCAGCCCGAGGGTAAAAGGCAATACCGACCTGCTTCTGGAAGAAGCTTTGAGAGGGGCACAGAAGGGGCAGGCCGAGGTAGAAAAGCTCGTTGTGGACAAGATGAAGATAACGCCCTGTCGCGAGTATTACGGCTGTCTCAAGGATGGCAACTGCGTCATCCGCGACGATATGGACATTATTATCCCCAAGCTTCTGGAGGCTGACGGCATCATCGTGGCGTCGCCCATGTTCTTCTATGGAGTTACCGCGCAGTTGAAAGCGCTCATCGACCGCTGCCAGGCGCTGTGGGTGAGAAGGAACGTGCTGAAAACTCTGCCTGACTCTACGAAGAAGGGTGTGTTCATCGGTGTGGGGGCGACGAAGGGAAAACAGTTATTTGAGGGCTCAATACTTACCATAAAATACTTCTTCCAGGCCTTCGGCGTGGAGTATAGCGATGAGCTGCTGGTTCGGGGGGTGGACAAAAGGGGTGAGATAAAAGAACACCCTGATATGCTGAAAGAGGCGTTTACGCTGGGCGAGAGGTTGGCTCAATATATCGGTTAA